The window ATGACACTCATGCGGCATCtgtaatgggaaaatattttaggctgtTGTCCACTGTATCACCCAAGTTCCCATAGGAAAGaccccattaatttttttttaagctgagaAATATTTTACTTCCCTTGTGGAAATAATTTTGTCCTTTCTGAGTCCAAAAACTATGTACTAACTGTGCACATCTGGTTCTCCAGGCCTATCTCTCATGTTTAAAAACTGTTaggaagctgaaagtcaactGGAAATTCAAATATAGTATATAGGCCTTTGTAACCTAATCCAAGGgtctcaaaactttttcatttcaCCGTCTCCATAGGGAAAAATTTAAGGACAACCTCCTAAtagatgtttgtttgtttatttacttactttttttttttttttttttttgactgtcagattaattttttaatctgtaaactCACCCAAAGCTTCAAAATACCATAGGAAGTCTTAGAGATCCCAGTAATCAGTGAATGGGATAACTATATCTCCACAACATTCACAGGCTTATTACACATCCATTCAGAATTCTTCAAGTGGGGATATATGAGACGTTAATAATATGTATGTCTGAATTTCTCTGTCTTTGCTTTTTCCTCTCCTATCTTCAATCACATGTATCACATGACAGAGAGTAGCTGGAAAGTGTCAAACTCTGTAAGACAAAATCAGACTTAAAGGCAAATGTTCAACCAATTATGTTCAAATACAAGCTAGTGAATCAGAGTTTTTGGTTCATAGAGGCAAGTAGTCTGCATTCCTGGGAAATCTCCATTAGTTTCccattcagtgaatattttagtACTTTGCTGCCACAAGCTTAGTGTGTGTacatttttgagtgttgatttATCACTAAAAGGTATGAGTTAggaaactgaaaaaacaaaataaactaacaaaaatacgtattgatatattaaaaaaaaaaaaaaatctgttcacgGAAAAAGAGCCAGATGTCAGTTTCCAATGGGAGGAACGTTCTCATGGAGATACTGTAAGGCTAAGTCTGTCCACTTCATTTCTTGTTCTTTAACAGATTCTGTGGTGCCACCATTGTCCTGTTCAGGTTCAGGAAGCTCATTCAGTGGTATCGCAACATCCTCATAGGGCAGCTTGTCTTCTCGCCAAGCATCATCAATCAAATCCAAGATCCTTCCATCTCTCTGTACCTCACTGTCCATTCTCCTGCAGTTCTGATTTTGCCAATCAGTACCTGGCTGCGCAGTACCCGTTTCCGCCAAGCCACACCCTCTGCATTACGATCATCCTCTTCTCGCAGATTCCCGGATGTAGGTGAGTCCATTTGCTTGCGCAGAGCTATTTACTTACTTATAAATTGTATACATGTAACTCTATTATTACCTAATACGTTAAAGCACGATATACACAGAGTTCAAAGGTCATTGTTGATGACTGAGGATGTAAATCCATGATTCAAGGTGTCTTCTAAtaatttcagaattgttttggcCTCTTCTTTTAGACCCGATTAGATTGGGCTGTCATTACATTTGCCTTGTAAGGTGGCTGACAAAGAGCTTGTCCCAGTAGGAGGAGGAGCCCCAGCTTTGCCATTTTCTTAGTCACCCAAAAATCACACTAATATGGAAAGCACAGTCAGCAGTTTCTTTACAAGGATATTTTTAGGCTACTACAATAGTAATAGAGAATATATTTAAACACGGATAATATAAATTAGATGTCCATGTAACTGGACGTGCGTGTACTGAAAGATGTCACAGCCCACCAAAAGCAACCAAACAACCGAAAACCAGTGAGGTGAGTCTGGCAGTGTCTCTCAGGACACCGCCCCAGCCGAGTGAGCACCTTGACAATCGCATAATAAGTTTTAC of the Choloepus didactylus isolate mChoDid1 chromosome 9, mChoDid1.pri, whole genome shotgun sequence genome contains:
- the LOC119544871 gene encoding anaphase-promoting complex subunit 13, giving the protein MDSEVQRDGRILDLIDDAWREDKLPYEDVAIPLNELPEPEQDNGGTTESVKEQEMKWTDLALQYLHENVPPIGN